Proteins encoded within one genomic window of Nitrospina gracilis 3/211:
- a CDS encoding cold-shock protein, whose product MSKGTVKWFNESKGYGFIESEDGKDYFVHFSEIQGDGFKTLTDGQAVDFEAGQGAKGPQATKVQPR is encoded by the coding sequence ATGTCTAAAGGCACCGTAAAGTGGTTTAATGAAAGCAAAGGTTATGGTTTCATCGAGTCCGAAGATGGCAAAGATTATTTTGTTCATTTTTCGGAGATTCAAGGGGACGGCTTCAAGACGCTGACCGATGGTCAGGCGGTGGATTTCGAAGCGGGTCAGGGCGCGAAAGGCCCGCAGGCCACCAAGGTTCAGCCGAGGTAA
- a CDS encoding class I SAM-dependent methyltransferase, producing the protein MAGTVVELGAGTGGTTRAILRAMPREATLLSIEVNDRFHRALNQIQDDRLIAHRGRAEELENILQTYGLDTPDVVVSGIPFSTMSPEHGSRVLAAVAANLAPKGRFVAYQVSRRVARLSRPHFGRARAAVEWRNLPPMRVFQWEKKLDKESV; encoded by the coding sequence ATGGCAGGGACTGTTGTGGAGTTGGGGGCGGGTACCGGCGGGACCACCCGGGCCATCCTGCGTGCCATGCCCCGGGAAGCCACCCTGCTCAGCATCGAAGTCAACGACCGCTTTCACCGCGCCCTCAACCAGATCCAGGACGACCGGCTCATCGCCCACCGGGGACGGGCGGAGGAACTGGAAAACATCCTGCAAACGTACGGGCTGGATACGCCGGATGTGGTGGTGTCGGGTATTCCGTTCAGTACCATGAGCCCGGAACATGGCAGCCGGGTTCTGGCCGCCGTTGCGGCCAATCTGGCTCCCAAAGGCCGGTTTGTGGCTTACCAGGTGAGCCGGCGCGTAGCCAGGCTGTCGCGACCCCATTTCGGACGGGCCCGGGCGGCGGTGGAGTGGCGCAACCTGCCTCCCATGCGGGTGTTTCAATGGGAAAAGAAGCTGGATAAGGAATCCGTTTGA
- a CDS encoding tetratricopeptide repeat protein: protein MFSNQLLEKGKAAHKQGRYEEAIQFLEQFLESNLTQLGENHPVVAATWFRLGQLWMERGNPEQALTQFAKTRDSQIRNLGETHVHLTNTWNQMAAACVDQGDYDRAIEYHQEALNISLRHYSEFHPSVALTCKSLGMVWYRKGDLDQALTYIQKALGGFRVICAEDHPLLAQTWNNLGMICEAQGNHREAKSYFTKALNVARKAGLDTLKFTLEQKLEQDETTSSKSQSSEPRKAAPRKDSSHSQSASDPQNLVTG from the coding sequence ATGTTTTCAAACCAACTGCTTGAAAAAGGCAAAGCGGCTCATAAGCAGGGCCGGTATGAGGAAGCCATTCAATTTCTCGAGCAATTTCTTGAATCGAATCTGACTCAATTGGGCGAAAACCATCCGGTTGTTGCCGCCACGTGGTTCCGCCTGGGCCAACTTTGGATGGAAAGAGGCAACCCGGAACAAGCGCTGACCCAGTTCGCAAAGACCAGGGACAGCCAGATACGGAACTTGGGAGAAACCCACGTCCACTTGACCAACACCTGGAACCAGATGGCCGCCGCCTGCGTGGATCAGGGCGATTACGACCGCGCCATCGAATACCACCAGGAGGCTTTGAATATCAGCCTGCGACATTACAGCGAATTCCATCCTTCGGTCGCGTTGACCTGCAAGAGCCTGGGCATGGTGTGGTACCGCAAGGGCGATCTCGACCAGGCGTTGACGTATATCCAAAAAGCGTTGGGCGGTTTCCGTGTGATCTGCGCCGAGGACCATCCCCTTCTTGCCCAGACCTGGAACAACCTCGGTATGATTTGCGAAGCACAGGGCAATCACAGGGAAGCGAAGAGCTATTTTACCAAGGCCTTGAATGTGGCACGGAAAGCGGGACTGGATACATTGAAATTCACGCTCGAACAGAAACTGGAACAGGACGAAACGACTTCCTCCAAATCCCAAAGCTCCGAACCCCGAAAAGCGGCTCCGCGCAAGGACAGCTCCCATTCCCAATCCGCAAGCGATCCACAAAACCTCGTTACCGGCTGA
- a CDS encoding acetolactate synthase large subunit translates to MKASDLFVRSLEQEGVEAIFGVPGEETLNLMESLRHSNIQFILTRHEQAAGFMAATYGRLTGRVGVCLSTLGPGVTNLVTAGAYAQLGAMPMLMISGQKPIKKSKQGRFQIVDAIAMMRPLTKSTRQVVHGNSIPVIVRESVRLAQEERPGAVHIELPEDIAEEECASQPYPVQAVRRPHADELAIEQAAGMLMQAKRPLVLIGAGANRYRTSQALKQFVDHTGIYFFNTQMGKGVVDERHPKFLGTAALSHKDYLHCAIEQADLILNVGHDVIEKPPFFMHASGATQVIHVNFFSSNVDEVYFPQLDVVGDIADSIERLREQVSPAAHWDFSFFEKVKQELEQHIEEKAAQQRFPVGPEYLVGEIRHIMPDDGILALDNGLYKIWFARNYKAYGLNTLLLDNALASMGAGLPSAMAARMVFPDRKVMAICGDGGFMMNAQELETAVRLKLDLVVVVLCDNAYGMIKWKQTGLGFPAFGMDYTNPDFCQFAEAHGATGHRVKRAEELSKVLKECLDTPGLHLVEVPIDYSEDEKDLIEEIKTKTAALQK, encoded by the coding sequence ATGAAAGCATCCGATCTGTTTGTACGTTCTCTCGAACAGGAAGGCGTTGAAGCCATCTTCGGTGTGCCCGGCGAAGAAACGCTGAACTTGATGGAATCCCTGCGTCATTCCAATATCCAGTTCATCCTCACCCGCCATGAGCAGGCGGCGGGATTCATGGCCGCCACCTATGGCCGGCTGACCGGCCGGGTGGGTGTTTGCCTGTCGACGCTCGGACCCGGTGTGACCAATTTGGTGACCGCCGGGGCGTACGCCCAACTGGGCGCGATGCCCATGCTCATGATCTCCGGCCAGAAACCGATCAAGAAAAGCAAGCAGGGAAGGTTCCAGATCGTCGACGCCATCGCCATGATGCGACCGCTGACCAAGTCAACAAGGCAGGTGGTGCATGGCAACAGCATTCCCGTCATCGTGCGCGAGTCGGTGCGGCTGGCGCAGGAGGAACGCCCGGGCGCGGTGCACATCGAACTGCCGGAAGACATCGCCGAAGAGGAGTGCGCCTCCCAGCCGTATCCGGTCCAGGCCGTGCGCCGGCCTCATGCGGATGAACTCGCCATCGAGCAGGCCGCCGGAATGCTCATGCAGGCGAAACGGCCTTTGGTGCTCATCGGCGCGGGCGCCAACCGGTACCGAACCAGCCAGGCGCTCAAGCAATTCGTCGACCACACGGGCATCTATTTTTTCAACACGCAGATGGGCAAGGGCGTGGTGGACGAGAGGCACCCGAAATTTCTCGGCACCGCCGCGCTTTCACATAAAGACTATTTGCATTGCGCCATCGAGCAGGCCGACCTCATCCTCAATGTCGGCCACGACGTTATCGAAAAACCGCCGTTTTTCATGCACGCCAGCGGCGCCACCCAGGTCATCCACGTCAATTTCTTTTCATCCAACGTGGACGAGGTGTATTTTCCGCAACTCGACGTGGTGGGCGACATCGCCGACAGCATCGAGCGTCTGCGCGAACAGGTGAGCCCCGCCGCGCACTGGGATTTCAGTTTTTTTGAAAAGGTGAAGCAGGAGCTGGAACAGCACATCGAGGAAAAAGCCGCTCAACAGCGGTTTCCCGTCGGACCGGAATACCTGGTCGGGGAGATTCGCCACATCATGCCGGATGACGGCATCCTGGCGCTCGACAACGGCTTGTACAAAATCTGGTTCGCGCGCAACTACAAGGCATACGGACTCAACACCCTGCTGCTCGATAACGCGCTGGCCAGCATGGGCGCGGGACTGCCTTCGGCCATGGCGGCGCGCATGGTGTTTCCGGATCGCAAGGTGATGGCCATTTGCGGTGACGGCGGCTTCATGATGAACGCACAGGAACTGGAAACCGCCGTGCGGCTGAAGCTGGACCTGGTGGTCGTCGTATTGTGCGACAACGCGTACGGCATGATCAAATGGAAGCAGACCGGACTCGGCTTTCCCGCGTTCGGCATGGATTACACCAACCCCGACTTCTGCCAATTCGCTGAAGCGCACGGCGCCACCGGACACCGGGTGAAGCGGGCGGAAGAGTTGTCGAAGGTGTTGAAGGAATGCCTGGATACGCCGGGCCTCCATCTGGTGGAGGTGCCGATTGATTATTCCGAGGATGAAAAGGACCTGATCGAGGAGATCAAAACCAAAACCGCGGCATTGCAGAAATGA